GGCCGGGTGCGTCATCAGGGCCTGCTCGACTTCGGCGGAGTACACGTTGAAACCGCCCGTGATGATCATGTCCTTGGCGCGGTCGACGATGTGGAGGTACCCCTCGTCGTCGAGGTAACCGATGTCGCCGGTGTGGTGCCAGCCGTAGCGGCTGACGTCCTCGGTCGCGGCGGGGTTCTTGTAGTAGCCCGGCATCACGAGCGGTCCGCGCACCACGATCTCGCCGCGCGCGCCGGGCGGCAGCAGGGATCCGTTGTCGGACATGATGGCCACGCGGGTGAGCGGCGTGGGCCGGCCCGCGGAGGTGAAGCGTTCGCGGGCGAGGGAACCGTCGGCGTGGAAGTGCTCGGCCGGCGCCAGAGTCGAGATCATCATGGGTGCTTCGCTCTGGCCGAAGAGCTGGCCCAGCACCGGGCCGATGCGCGTGATCGCCTCCTCGAGCCGCGCCGCCGACATCGGAGCCGCGCCGTACCACAGGCAGTCCAGCGAACTGAAGTCCGTTGTGGACAGCCCAGGGTGGTCCAGGAGCAAGTAGATGAGTGTCGGCGGCAGGAACGTGTGCGTGATGCGGTGCCGTTGCACCAGCGCCAGGAACTCGCCCAGATCCGGCTTCGGCATCACGACGATCTCGCCGCCCAGCATCAGCACCGGGAAACACAGCACGCCCGCCGCGTGCGTCAGCGGCGCCAACGCGAGGTACCGCGGCCGCGGCGAGAACGGGTAGCTCATGAGCGTCAACGCCGACATCGTCTCGACGTTGTGCCCGGTCAGCATCACACCCTTCGGCCGGCCGGTGGTGCCGCCAGTGCCGACGAGCAGCGCCACGTCGTCGGGCGGCGCCACCTCGAACGGTGCCGCCTCGAGCCCGCCGAGCCACTCCGGCAACGACACCGCGCCCGGCATCGGACCGTCCAGGCACACCACCGTTTTCACCGCCGGCAGGTCCGCCACGATGCGAGAGACGAG
The sequence above is a segment of the Amycolatopsis sp. 2-15 genome. Coding sequences within it:
- a CDS encoding acyl-CoA synthetase, whose product is MRLIDYLDKGASLGPSAPCLTYGGPAKDGVSLSYGEVQELSWRVARALARSGVRPGDKVAILSGNDPVAFGCVFGISRAGAVWCPVNPRNEAAENRELLDLFDCTCLLVQSSFAPLVSRIVADLPAVKTVVCLDGPMPGAVSLPEWLGGLEAAPFEVAPPDDVALLVGTGGTTGRPKGVMLTGHNVETMSALTLMSYPFSPRPRYLALAPLTHAAGVLCFPVLMLGGEIVVMPKPDLGEFLALVQRHRITHTFLPPTLIYLLLDHPGLSTTDFSSLDCLWYGAAPMSAARLEEAITRIGPVLGQLFGQSEAPMMISTLAPAEHFHADGSLARERFTSAGRPTPLTRVAIMSDNGSLLPPGARGEIVVRGPLVMPGYYKNPAATEDVSRYGWHHTGDIGYLDDEGYLHIVDRAKDMIITGGFNVYSAEVEQALMTHPAVQDCAVVGLPHEKWGEQVTAVVQLHSGRSASEDELRAVVKELLGSVKTPKVVQIWPDLPRSKVGKVLKTDVKAQLLR